The Siansivirga zeaxanthinifaciens CC-SAMT-1 region ATAACGTCTTTTAGCTCTGGTTTCAGCTGAAGCTGACATGAATAATTTCAATTCGGCATCGGGAAAAACAACGGTTCCAATATCTCTGCCATCCATTACAACACCTTTATCTTTACCCATTTTTTGTTGTTGCTTTACTAATTGACTGCGCACCTCAGGTAAAGTAGCCACCTTACTAACAAACCCGGAAACCTCAAGAGTTCTAATTTGTTTTTCAACATTTTCACCATTTAAATAAACTTCAGCAAAACCTAAATCACTATTAAATTTAAAACTGATTTCTATACTTTGAAGATTAGAAATTAATGCCTCTTTATTAAACTGATGCTCGTCAATAAATCCATGAATCATGGCATAATAAGTAACAGCTCTGTACATAGCCCCAGAATCTACATAAATATATCCTAAATGCTTAGCCAATTGTTTCGCAACCGTACTTTTTCCTGTGGAAGAATACCCATCTATGGCTATGGTTATTTTGTTATTATTCATGTTTTATTGTAAATCTATCTGCAAACCAAAAAAATTAGAATTGGCTGCACTGGTGTATTTTGCATGCGTATAACTAAAACGCATTTTATTCATTTTAATAGAAATTCCTGCCGATAATCCTGAAAAGTTTCGTTGGTCTAAAATTCTTAAATCTTCGGCACGTCTAAAGTTATAACCTAACCGAATATTAAATCCGCCATCAGGAAAAATTTCGGCTCCAAAAATACTGTGACGCATCACCTGACCCAAAAATCCAATTTTTTCTTCGGTTTGATTGCCACTTAAATCGCTTGTTTGTCTCGCCGGGTTTGGTCTAGAAATAGGCCATTCTTGTAGATTTTCTAGGGTAATATGCCATCTAATGGGCACATTTTCTAAACGTTGAGACATGCCGAAATCGACCTCGAAAGGCAATTTTTCTTGAAGCCCAGCATAGGTAGTTATTTGTGTTCCTAGATTTCTAATTACCAATGCCGCATTAAAATCTAGATACTCGTTTATATAAATTATTCCGAAGTCTATGGCTGCTCCAAAAGAGTTATACTGTTCTAATTTTGATGTAATAAGCTTCAGGTTAGCACCCGCATAAAAATCGGAATACCCTATTTGAGTGGCATAACCGAAAGAAATCGCCGATTCGTTTCCAGAAAAAGTTCCTGTTGCATTTCCTGCTTCATCATAACCATCAAAAGAACCATAATTTACATAAGTTATCCCAGCATGAAATGTTTGCGTGCGCCTGTCTACGGTATAAGCATAAGCAGCTGTACCATAACCAATTCCTCCTAAATAAGAAACGTAATTTAATGCCAATTGATTATCCATTTCTGGATTTATTGTAGCAGGATTAAATAATCCCTGAGTAACATCGTAATCTACATTGGTTAAAACCTTGCCTCCTAATGCGGCTTGTCGTGGGGAAGATACTAAATTCAAAAATTGATAGGTAGACTCACCACCAAGCTGTGCGTTGGTGATAAAACTTAGTAACAAACAAAAAAAGGCGGTTATTTTTTTTAGCATATTTACGATACAAAGGAAATAAAAAATTTATTCTAAGCAACCATATTATCTAATCAGTTTAACTCAATAGTTTATATAATTTTTTTATTTCAGATCCCGAAACAAGTTCGGGATGACAATTTTAATAGAAACCTTGAAGTTCCTTCAAGGAATGTTTCTTCAAGTAAATCTATCTTAAAACGATAGTATCTAATTTTTATTTTAAATAAAAAAAATAGGTTGTCTAAAAAACTTTTGAAACGCTATCGGGAGTTTACTAGCCTTTTTAAAAATGGCTTTTAATCGATAACGTCTTTAATTTAATTTTAAGACAACCTATTCTTATTTATTATAATGTTTTTGCGTTACTTACTTTCTGATTTGTAATCGCAAGATCAATAACATCACTCATATCTGTAACATAATGAAATGTTAAGCCTTTTAAATATTCGGGTTTAATTTCTTCGATATCGCGTCTGTTATCTTCACACAATAATATTTCGGTTATTCTGGCACGTTTAGCTGCTAAAATCTTTTCTTTAATTCCGCCAACAGGAAGTGCTTTTCCACGAAGCGTAATTTCACCTGTCATTGCTAAATTTTTCTTTACTTTTTTCTGAGTAAATAATGATACTAAAGATGTTAACATGGTTACACCTGCACTAGGTCCGTCTTTTGGTGTAGCACCTTCTGGCACGTGAATATGTACATTATATTTATCGAAAACTTCTGCATCAATACCAAAAGTATCGGCATTTGCCTTAATATATTCCATGGCTATTGTGGCAGATTCTTTCATGACTTTACCCAAATTACCCGTAATTGAAAGTAAGCCTTTACCTTTAGACAAAATGGATTCTATAAACAAAATATCACCACCTACGCTGGTCCAGGCTAATCCTGTAACCACACCCGCAACGTTATTATTTTCATATTTGTCGCGCTCTAATTTTGGACCACCTAAAACCGTAACAATATCTTCATTACTAATTTTAATGTTATAGTCCTCTTCCATAGCAATATTTTTTGCTGCATAACGCACCATTTTTGCTATTTGTTTTTCTAAACCACGCACTCCAGACTCTCTGGTATAACCTTCAACAATTTTCTCTAACTGAGCTTTGCCAATTTTAAGGTCTTTGTCTGTTAAACCGTGTTCTTTCAATTGTTTTGGTAACAAGTGTCTTCTAGCAATTTCTACCTTTTCTTCAATAGTATAACCCGTAACATTTATAATTTCCATACGGTCCAATAAGGCCGGTTGTATGGTAGATAAACTATTGGATGTTGCTATAAACATAACTTTAGAAAGGTCGTAACCCATCTCTAAAAAGTTATCGTAAAACTCGTTGTTTTGTTCAGGATCTAAAACTTCTAACATAGCAGAAGATGGATCGCCTTGGTGGGAATTCGATAACTTATCGATTTCATCTAATACAAAAACCGGATTGGAAGTTCCTGCCTTTTTTAGACTCTGAATAATTCTACCAGGCATCGCCCCAATGTAAGTTTTTCTATGTCCACGAATTTCTGCTTCATCGCGTAAACCACCCAATGAAATACGCACATATTCTCTACCCAAAGATTCTGCAATAGACTTACCTAAAGAGGTTTTACCAACTCCAGGAGGCCCGTAAAGACATAAAATGGGAGATTTCATATCGTTACGCAGCTTTAAAACCGCTAGATATTCTATAATTCGACGTTTTACATCTTCTAAACCAAAATGATCGCGATCTAGAATTTTCATGGCACGTTTTAAGTCGAATTTATCTTTACTATATTCGTCCCAAGGTAAATCTAAAAACAGCTCTAAATAATTGCGTTGTATAGAATATTCGGCAACTTGAGGATTCATGCGTTGCATTTTAGCAAGCTCTTTATCGAAATGGTCGGCTACCTTATCGCTCCAGTTTTTTTCCAGAGAACGCGCACGCATTTCTTCAATTTCTTCATCATGACTTACGCCACCCAATTCTTCTTGAATGGTTTTCATCTGTTGATGCAAGAAATATTCGCGTTGTTGCTGACTCATATCCATCTGCACCTTAGACTGAATATCGTTTTTTAATTCTAACTTTTGAAATTCAATATTCATGAATTTTAAAGTTGCTAAAGCACGTTTTTTTAAATCGTCTATTTCTAAAAGTGATTGTTTTTCGGCTACAGTAAGATTCATGTTAGACGACACAAAATTCACTAAAAACGAGTTGCTTTCGATATTTTTTATAGCAAATGAAGCTTCGCTTGGAATGTTTGGACTTTGTTTAATAATATTTAAAGCCAAATCTTTAATAGACTCTATAATCGCTGCAAATTCCTTGTTTTTATCGGAAGGTTTCGATTCAGGGATGTCTCTAATCGTAGCATTCATATAAGGTTCTTCGGTAAGAACTTCGGCTACTTTAAATCGTTTTTTTCCTTGAATAATTACAGTAACATTGCCGTCTGGCATTTTTAAAACACGTAAAATTCGAGCTACGGTGCCTATTTCATGTATTTCTTTAGCTGTTGGATTTTCTATCTCTTCATTCTTTTGCGCAACAACACCTATCACTTTACTTCCTGCATTAGCATCGTTAATTAATTTGATAGATTTATCACGACCCGCTGTAATTGGAATAACAACGCCTGGAAACAATACGGTATTTCTTAAAGAAAGAATAGGTAGTGTTTCTGGTAATTTTTCGCTATTAATTTCTTCTTCATCTTCTGGTGTCATTAACGGGATTAATTCTGAATTTTCATCAAAATCCTGAAATGACAAACTGTCAAGACTTAATAAATTAGACTTTTTCATAGATATTTTTGAGCCAATCTGTCATTAAAACAGATCGAACTATTTTTTAATTAATGTAATAAAAACAACAAACAGCTTTGTATCAATGGCTTGCAAAGGTGAACCGATTGCTATTATTTATATAAATTCAATACTTATGCCACACTTAATATGAGCCATATTATTTTGGCTTTCGGGTTACATCTTCCCCGATTTTTTTAAAATAAATAAGATTATAATGGGCAATGCCAACAAGCCAATCATTAACAAATTAGTACGAAACAACCAAGGCATTAAAATTAAAGTAATGGCATAACCACCAATGGCACCTCCAAAATGGGCGTCGTGACCAATATTACCTATACGATTTTTCATTCCATAAATAGAATATAGCAAATAACCAATACCAAAAATATAAGCAGGTATAGGAATGGGAATAAAAAACATCATTAAACTCATATCGGGTTGTAACAAAATAGCGGCGTACAAAATACCTGTAACTGCCCCACTCGCACCAACGGCACTATAATGATATTCGTTTTTATGAAAATAATAAGATAACAAATTACCAAACAACAAGCTAACTAGATAAATAATTAAAAATTTTGTTGTACCAACATACGAAATTACCGTACCAGCAAAAAAGTAAAGCGTTAGCATATTAAATAACAAATGCGACATATCTACATGCAAAAAACCAGCACTAAAAAGTCTAATTTTTTCTCCACGTTGAATACCGCCTATATGAAATTTATACTTTTCAAAAAAACCATCATGGGTAAAACCTTTATTAGAAATAATAATGTTAGCTATAATTATGATGATGGTTACTAAATTTAAATTGCCCATGTTGTAAAAAATTTAATTTCAAATTAGCCTATATTTGCTTTTACAAATCTAAAATTAATTCATGCAATTTATAGCATATATTATTGTTTATCCCATATTGTGGATAATATCTATACTCCCTTTTCGTGTACTCTATATAGTTTCAGATGGTTTGTACTTATTACTTTATTATGTAATTGGATATCGTAAAAAAGTAGTAACCAACAATTTAAAATTGGTTTTTCCTAACAAAGAAGATTCAGAAATAAAATTAATTAAGAAAAAATTCTACAAGCATTTATGCGATATGTTTTTAGAAATGGCAAAAACCATGTCTATTTCTAAATCTGAATTAAAAAAACGATTTAAAATTAAAAATCCCGAAGAATTAAAGCGCATTGAAAGTTTAAACAAAAGTGTTATTTTAATGTTTGGACATTACGCCAGTTGGGAATGGACTATTGAGGTACAAAACCATATTAACTTTAGTGGCTACGGTGTTTACAAACAACTGGCAAACCCTTATTTTGATAGCTTAGTAAAAAACATACGCTCTAAATTTAATACGAAATTAATAAGCACTAAAGAAACCATTAGCACCATTACAGAAAATGAAGCTTTAGGAAAAAAAAGTATGACAGCCTTTTTAAGCGACCAGTCTCCCAGACTCTCACGAGACGTTTATTGGGGCAGCTTTATGGGCATTACAATACCTTGTTTTACAGGTGCCGAACGTTTGGCTAAAAAGTTAGATTTAAGCACCGTTTATTTAAAAATTAACAAAGTTAAACGTGGTTTTTATGAAGCTGAAGTAATAACTCTAGCCGAAGACAGCAGAAAATATAAAGATTACGAACTAACCGATATGTTTTTAAAAGAAGTTGAAAAACAAATTTATGAAGCACCCGAATTTTATTTCTGGACACATAAACGTTGGAAACACATGGGCAAACAGGTTAAGTAATAAAAAAAGCGCATTTTATTATGCGCTTTTTTTTTATTATATGTTTTTAGTTTTAAGATTTAGCAATAGCATCAATTTCTGCTATAAACTTGTCTGCTAAGGTATCGGCTTCAGACTGAGATTTTGCCTCGGTATATATCCTTATAATAGGCTCTGTATTACTTTTTCTTAAGTGCACCCAACTTTCAGGAAAATCAATTTTAACACCATCAATGGTTGTTAATTGTTCGTTTTGGTAATGTTTTTCGATGGTTTCTAAAATACCATCAACATCTAAATCGGGAGTTAATTCAATTTTCTTTTTACTCATAAAATAGTTAGGATACGTTTTTCTTAACTCACTAACCTTCATATCTTTTTCTGCAAGTAAACTTAAAAATAAAGCAACACCAACAAGGGCATCTCTTCCGTAATGCGATTCAGGGTAAATAATACCGCCATTCCCTTCGCCTCCAATAACGACTTTATTCTTTTTCATTAAACTCACTACGTTTACTTCTCCAACGGCACTGGCTTCGTAAGTTCCGCCGTATTTTTCTGTAACATCTCTAAGGGCTCTTGTAGAGCTCATGTTACTTACTGTATTGCCAGGTTTTTTACTTAAAACATAGTCGGCGCAAGCAACAAGGGTATATTCTTCACCAAACATCTCTCCGTTTTCATCCATAAAAGCCAGACGATCTACATCGGGATCGACTACAATCCCAAAATCGGCACGTTCTTCAACAACGCGTTTAGAAAGTTCAGACAAATGTTCTCTAAGGGGCTCTGGATTATGCGGAAATTCGCCAGTAGGCTCGCAATACAGTTTTATAACATCGACGCCCAGGCGTTCTAAAAGTAACGGAATGGCAATACCACCTGTAGAGTTTACACCATCTACAACCACTTTAAATCGTGCCTCTTCTATCGGTTTTACAGTTACTAATGGTAAATCTAAAACTTCAATAATATGTAAATCTATGTAAGCTTTATTTTTGGTTATTTTACCCAAACTATCTACATCTGCAAATAAAATGGCGCCTTGCTCTGCAATGTCTAAAATTTTTGCTCCTTCAACTCCATCAAGAAATTCGCCTTTGGCATTTAATAATTTTAAAGCATTCCATTGTTTAGGATTATGGCTCGCTGTTAAAATAATACCACCATCGGCTTGCTCCATAGGCACTGCCAATTCTACGGTTGGTGTAGTAGATAAGCCTAAATCTACCACATCGATGCCTAAACCAATAAGCGTATTCATTACTAAATTTTGAATCATCGCACCCGAGATTCTGGCATCTCTTCCAACAACCACTTTGTAATGTTGTTTATCGCGTTGTTGCTTAATCCAAACACCATAAGCCGATGCAAATTTAACAGCATCAATTGGAGTTAAATTATCACCCACTTGTCCGCCAATGGTTCCTCTTATTCCAGAAATTGATTTTATTAATGTCATTGTTTTAGTTTAATTTGAAAAACAAATATACAATTACAAATTCGTTTTTGTTAAAATGCTTTTTGTATTTTTCCCCAATGAATTACTTAGCTCACATATATCTATCTGGTAACAACGACATGATTACTATTGGTAATTTTATTGCCGATGGTATCAAAGGAAAATCCTATAAAAAATTAAATGTCGACTTACAAATAGGTGTTTTACTGCATAGAAATATTGATACATTTACCGATGCGCACCCAACTGTAAGAAAGAGCACGAAACGTTTACACGAAAAATACGGACACTATTCTGGTATTATTGTAGATATTTTATACGATCATTTTCTAGCAAAAAACTGGACCAAATACTGCGAAATTCCTTTAAAAGATTATGTAGAATCTTTTTATGATTCTTTAGAAACCAACTACGATATACTCCCGCCTAGAATTCAAAAAATGATGCCTTATATGATTACCGATAACTGGCTTTTAAGTTACGCATCGATAGATGGAATTTCAAGAGTTTTAGATGGTATGAATAGGCGAACCAAAGAACGTTCGGGCATGGATGAAGCTGTTAGTGAATTAGAAACTTTTTATGCTGAATTTGAAGAAGAATTCACTTCTTTTTTTGATGAACTTATCGTTTTTTCAAAACTGAAATTAGAAGAATATTCAGCAACTTTTAAATAGATTTTTTTTAAAAGCATCCTTTAATCGAAAACTGCTTGAATACTGTCG contains the following coding sequences:
- a CDS encoding lysophospholipid acyltransferase family protein; the encoded protein is MQFIAYIIVYPILWIISILPFRVLYIVSDGLYLLLYYVIGYRKKVVTNNLKLVFPNKEDSEIKLIKKKFYKHLCDMFLEMAKTMSISKSELKKRFKIKNPEELKRIESLNKSVILMFGHYASWEWTIEVQNHINFSGYGVYKQLANPYFDSLVKNIRSKFNTKLISTKETISTITENEALGKKSMTAFLSDQSPRLSRDVYWGSFMGITIPCFTGAERLAKKLDLSTVYLKINKVKRGFYEAEVITLAEDSRKYKDYELTDMFLKEVEKQIYEAPEFYFWTHKRWKHMGKQVK
- a CDS encoding rhomboid family intramembrane serine protease translates to MGNLNLVTIIIIIANIIISNKGFTHDGFFEKYKFHIGGIQRGEKIRLFSAGFLHVDMSHLLFNMLTLYFFAGTVISYVGTTKFLIIYLVSLLFGNLLSYYFHKNEYHYSAVGASGAVTGILYAAILLQPDMSLMMFFIPIPIPAYIFGIGYLLYSIYGMKNRIGNIGHDAHFGGAIGGYAITLILMPWLFRTNLLMIGLLALPIIILFILKKSGKM
- a CDS encoding acyl carrier protein phosphodiesterase, producing the protein MNYLAHIYLSGNNDMITIGNFIADGIKGKSYKKLNVDLQIGVLLHRNIDTFTDAHPTVRKSTKRLHEKYGHYSGIIVDILYDHFLAKNWTKYCEIPLKDYVESFYDSLETNYDILPPRIQKMMPYMITDNWLLSYASIDGISRVLDGMNRRTKERSGMDEAVSELETFYAEFEEEFTSFFDELIVFSKLKLEEYSATFK
- the glmM gene encoding phosphoglucosamine mutase; translation: MTLIKSISGIRGTIGGQVGDNLTPIDAVKFASAYGVWIKQQRDKQHYKVVVGRDARISGAMIQNLVMNTLIGLGIDVVDLGLSTTPTVELAVPMEQADGGIILTASHNPKQWNALKLLNAKGEFLDGVEGAKILDIAEQGAILFADVDSLGKITKNKAYIDLHIIEVLDLPLVTVKPIEEARFKVVVDGVNSTGGIAIPLLLERLGVDVIKLYCEPTGEFPHNPEPLREHLSELSKRVVEERADFGIVVDPDVDRLAFMDENGEMFGEEYTLVACADYVLSKKPGNTVSNMSSTRALRDVTEKYGGTYEASAVGEVNVVSLMKKNKVVIGGEGNGGIIYPESHYGRDALVGVALFLSLLAEKDMKVSELRKTYPNYFMSKKKIELTPDLDVDGILETIEKHYQNEQLTTIDGVKIDFPESWVHLRKSNTEPIIRIYTEAKSQSEADTLADKFIAEIDAIAKS
- the porQ gene encoding type IX secretion system protein PorQ: MLKKITAFFCLLLSFITNAQLGGESTYQFLNLVSSPRQAALGGKVLTNVDYDVTQGLFNPATINPEMDNQLALNYVSYLGGIGYGTAAYAYTVDRRTQTFHAGITYVNYGSFDGYDEAGNATGTFSGNESAISFGYATQIGYSDFYAGANLKLITSKLEQYNSFGAAIDFGIIYINEYLDFNAALVIRNLGTQITTYAGLQEKLPFEVDFGMSQRLENVPIRWHITLENLQEWPISRPNPARQTSDLSGNQTEEKIGFLGQVMRHSIFGAEIFPDGGFNIRLGYNFRRAEDLRILDQRNFSGLSAGISIKMNKMRFSYTHAKYTSAANSNFFGLQIDLQ
- the lon gene encoding endopeptidase La — encoded protein: MKKSNLLSLDSLSFQDFDENSELIPLMTPEDEEEINSEKLPETLPILSLRNTVLFPGVVIPITAGRDKSIKLINDANAGSKVIGVVAQKNEEIENPTAKEIHEIGTVARILRVLKMPDGNVTVIIQGKKRFKVAEVLTEEPYMNATIRDIPESKPSDKNKEFAAIIESIKDLALNIIKQSPNIPSEASFAIKNIESNSFLVNFVSSNMNLTVAEKQSLLEIDDLKKRALATLKFMNIEFQKLELKNDIQSKVQMDMSQQQREYFLHQQMKTIQEELGGVSHDEEIEEMRARSLEKNWSDKVADHFDKELAKMQRMNPQVAEYSIQRNYLELFLDLPWDEYSKDKFDLKRAMKILDRDHFGLEDVKRRIIEYLAVLKLRNDMKSPILCLYGPPGVGKTSLGKSIAESLGREYVRISLGGLRDEAEIRGHRKTYIGAMPGRIIQSLKKAGTSNPVFVLDEIDKLSNSHQGDPSSAMLEVLDPEQNNEFYDNFLEMGYDLSKVMFIATSNSLSTIQPALLDRMEIINVTGYTIEEKVEIARRHLLPKQLKEHGLTDKDLKIGKAQLEKIVEGYTRESGVRGLEKQIAKMVRYAAKNIAMEEDYNIKISNEDIVTVLGGPKLERDKYENNNVAGVVTGLAWTSVGGDILFIESILSKGKGLLSITGNLGKVMKESATIAMEYIKANADTFGIDAEVFDKYNVHIHVPEGATPKDGPSAGVTMLTSLVSLFTQKKVKKNLAMTGEITLRGKALPVGGIKEKILAAKRARITEILLCEDNRRDIEEIKPEYLKGLTFHYVTDMSDVIDLAITNQKVSNAKTL
- the cmk gene encoding (d)CMP kinase, giving the protein MNNNKITIAIDGYSSTGKSTVAKQLAKHLGYIYVDSGAMYRAVTYYAMIHGFIDEHQFNKEALISNLQSIEISFKFNSDLGFAEVYLNGENVEKQIRTLEVSGFVSKVATLPEVRSQLVKQQQKMGKDKGVVMDGRDIGTVVFPDAELKLFMSASAETRAKRRYKELIDRGDDVRYEDVLRNVEERDYMDTNRAESPLLKAPDAINFDNSNMTRDKQFEAILKLVDKVIDK